In the genome of Mesosutterella faecium, the window AAATCGATACCACTTCAATACCACTTCACAAAAAAATCCCCTTCGTGCTATTGCCCGAAGGGGATCTGCCGAATCAGCAGGCTGAAAGTTTATTTCTGCATCTGATCGATTTCATACCAGGGATTGACGGGCTCGTACTTCGTCGTCTGTCCCGCGTTGACCAGCTGGGCGCCGATGCTGTAGAACTTCCAGGCGGTGGCGGCGCCGCAGAGAATCATCAGAGCGGTGATCACGAGCATCGCCTTGCGCAGGCCTTCGCGCTCGCCCTTCCAGATGCCCCACTTCACGAGGACGCGGTAAAGGCCAATGAGGCCGTGAGTCTCAGCGGCGACCAGGAAGATCAGCGTATAGAGCAGACCGTCGTGATAGGCGTGGATGCCGGAAAGGTTCGGGCCAATTCCGCTCGGATTGGTCAGCATGGAAATAACGTGCGGGAAGACGCAGACCAGCAGCACGACGGCGGTCAGGATCTGGACGGCCCACAGCGTGGTGTCGAAATGGTGCAGGAGACGGACGTGTCCCTTCATGTCGCGGCACTGGCGATAGCTGCTCGGAAAGCGGCGCAGGGCGGTGAGTCCGTGCAGGCAGATCAGCAACGTGATGAAGCCGATGAAAATGACGTGGGCCCAGGCGTGCTCCGTTCCTCCGATGAAGGTCAGCCCGGAGGTGGCCACCAGGTTCCAGAACAGATCCTTGGAGACCTGGATGGAGCTGGTGAAGGCCATGTGGCAGAACAGGAACAGGGCGAGCAGACCGCCGGTGACGGACTGAGTGACGTCCGCCCAGGCCGTCCAGCGGGACTGGCGCTTCGCGTCCTTCAGGTTGGTTCCGTTGATGTTGTCCTCAGCGGTCGGGGTGTGGGCACGCAGGACATTGTCTGGGAGCTGCATGGAAAATCTCCAAAATAACAGGCTGATCTCTGCAGCCTGACTTATCGTTGGTATAAAAAGTGCTTTTCGGTGAGCACCATTGTGCTCTTCAGACTGGCTTAATCATTTAACCCAGATCAAATAAACGGGGCTATTTCCAATCGGTCGGGCCTTTTTCAGGTCTTGATTAAGGGTAAATACCATATAAAAATGCTTTAATTTCCAGATTTATTGGTAAATACCCTTAAATTTTGCTGAAAATCTCTTCAGCCCACGGTTCCGAAAATTCTGTCGCCCGCATCTCCGAGGCCGGGCACGATGTAGGCGTTTTCATTCAGCTTTTCATCGACAGCGCAGGTGTACAGGTCAATGCTGGGATGGGCCCGGAAGAAGAAGTCGAGCCCTTCGGGAGCGCTCACGAGGGACATGAAGCGGATATTGGATTCGGATACGCCGCGCTTGAGCAGGACATCGACCGCATGGACGGCCGAGCCGCCGGTAGCCACCATGGGGTCGGTAATGATGCAGGTGCGGTCCTCCAGATGCTTGGGCATGCGCACCAGGTATTCGACCGGCTGCTTGTTTTCATCGCGGTAAAGCCCGATGTGCCCGACGCGTGCTGAGGGAATCAGCTCGAGCAGCCCGTCAGTCATTCCGAGGCCGGCCCTCAGGACGGGCACGATGACCACTTTTTTCCCGGAGAGGAACGGGGCCTCCATGGGGGCCACGGGAGTCTCGATGTGACGGCGGGTCAGGGGGAAGTCCCGCGTGAGCTCATAGCCCACCAGCAGGGAGATTTCGCGTAGCAGCTGCCTGAAGTCCTTGGTGGGGCAGTTCCTGCTTCTCATGATGGAGAGCTTGTGCTGCACCAGGGGGTGGTCGATGACATGCAGATGCGGGTAACGGGTGTTCAGGTTCAAGGCTCTCTCCTTCAGGTTGGCGGATATTCCGCTGGCGCAAATTCTAATGGCATGATCCTTCCCCGGCAAAGGAGCTTCGCAGAGGCAGGCCTTTGTTTGCGGGGCAACAGATGAATATCCCCCTGGAGGGGGTAATTTGTCATATGTTTACCTCCTTTGCTTTAGGATTAGAGAAAAGGCCGCGGCGCGTTTTCGGCCAGGCCGGTTCCGGAAGGGAGGTGCCCAGTGACATTCAGATCTATCGCCGTGTTAATCGTTTTCCTAGCATCCGTGCTCTTTGTGATCGCCAACTGGGGGCCGATCATGACCACGATGCCCGTGAGCTTCATCCTGTTCACGGTCAATGCGCCCTTCGGTCTGCTTCTGATCCTGGGCGGCAGCCTCGTGTTCCTGATTTGCCTGCTGTGGATGCTTTGGAAGCAGGCCACCGCGCTGGTGGACCTCCAGAAGGCGAACCGCGAGGCCCGGAAGGCCCGTGAGGAAGCGGAAAATGCGGAGGGCTCCAGGGTTGTCAAATTCGAGGACAGCCTGAAGGCCCGGCTCGACGCGATGGATCAGCGGCTTGTGAGGCTGGATGAGAAGTTGGCCGCGCCGTCGGCCTCGGCGCTGCAGGGCGGCGGTCAGACGCTGCAGGAGCTTCAGGCGGTCTTGGCCGAGATGAAGAAAAGCCAGGACTCCCTCGGGAAAACGGCCTCGAGGCTGGAGGAGCTGTCCGACCAGAGGCTGATCTGAATAAAAAGGAGGCCGGAGAAGCTCTGGAGCTTCCCCGGCCGAAAGTTAGTCTACGGCTTTCCGGGCAGCGTCAGTCCTGCCGGCGGTGCAGCCCCGTGACATAGTCGACTTCTTCTGAGGAACCCATGAAGACGGCCACACGCTGGTGGACTTTCTCAGGCTGGATCTCCAGAATGCGCTGCAGGCCGTTGGTAGCCCGTCCCCCGGCCTGCTCCATCAGCAGGGACATAGGGTTGGCCTCGTACATCAGCCGCAGCTTCCCGGGACGCGAAGGAATGCGGTCGTCCTTCGGGTAAATGAAGATACCGCCGCGGCTCAGGATGCGGTGAGCTTCGGCGATCATGGCCGCAACCCACCTCATGTTGTAATTTTTTCCTCTCGGTCCGGTCTCGCCCGCAAGAAGCTCCTTCACATACTGCTGGACCGGCTTTTGCCAGTGCCTCATATTGGAGCAGTTGATGGCGAACTCGGCGGTGGACGGCGAAACGGTGATGTGCTCGCGGGTCAGGTAGAACTCGCCGACCGCAGGATCGAAGGTAAAGGCGGACACGCCGTGGCCCAGCGTGAAGACCAGCTGGGTCTGAGTGCTGTACATGGCGTAGCCGGCGGCCACCTGGTTCACTCCAGGCTGCAGGAAATCCTTCTCTGTGACGCTGCGCTTCGCGCCGCCCGGGCACGGAAGAACTGAAAAAATAGTGCCTATCGGCGCGTTGATGTCGATGTTGCTTGAGCCGTCAAGCGGGTCGAAAAGGATGAGGTAGGGGCCGACCGGATACTCGGAGAGCACGCCCATCACCTCCGTCATCTCCTCGCTGGCAAAGCCCGAGAGGGTGCCGGAGGGAGCGTTGGCTCCGCACA includes:
- a CDS encoding fumarate reductase subunit C — translated: MQLPDNVLRAHTPTAEDNINGTNLKDAKRQSRWTAWADVTQSVTGGLLALFLFCHMAFTSSIQVSKDLFWNLVATSGLTFIGGTEHAWAHVIFIGFITLLICLHGLTALRRFPSSYRQCRDMKGHVRLLHHFDTTLWAVQILTAVVLLVCVFPHVISMLTNPSGIGPNLSGIHAYHDGLLYTLIFLVAAETHGLIGLYRVLVKWGIWKGEREGLRKAMLVITALMILCGAATAWKFYSIGAQLVNAGQTTKYEPVNPWYEIDQMQK
- the upp gene encoding uracil phosphoribosyltransferase, with product MNLNTRYPHLHVIDHPLVQHKLSIMRSRNCPTKDFRQLLREISLLVGYELTRDFPLTRRHIETPVAPMEAPFLSGKKVVIVPVLRAGLGMTDGLLELIPSARVGHIGLYRDENKQPVEYLVRMPKHLEDRTCIITDPMVATGGSAVHAVDVLLKRGVSESNIRFMSLVSAPEGLDFFFRAHPSIDLYTCAVDEKLNENAYIVPGLGDAGDRIFGTVG
- a CDS encoding class 1 fructose-bisphosphatase; the encoded protein is MALMTLHQYLVREKRENGVPEELAELILSVADACKKIRSKVTEGALAGVLGMAGTENVQGEDQKKLDVISNEIMCGANAPSGTLSGFASEEMTEVMGVLSEYPVGPYLILFDPLDGSSNIDINAPIGTIFSVLPCPGGAKRSVTEKDFLQPGVNQVAAGYAMYSTQTQLVFTLGHGVSAFTFDPAVGEFYLTREHITVSPSTAEFAINCSNMRHWQKPVQQYVKELLAGETGPRGKNYNMRWVAAMIAEAHRILSRGGIFIYPKDDRIPSRPGKLRLMYEANPMSLLMEQAGGRATNGLQRILEIQPEKVHQRVAVFMGSSEEVDYVTGLHRRQD